A genomic stretch from Algoriphagus halophilus includes:
- a CDS encoding murein L,D-transpeptidase catalytic domain family protein, giving the protein MISTHLLIPILWIFSYVLPLEEPTSIEKTMVSPPLTLYEQLAETSVALPNKEVFDLAFKGWKKLSGELKSQVITIIDFSLPSTEKRLWIIDPQNKMVLLHTVVSHGRNSGNLMASKFSNQPESYQSSLGFYKTAETYHGKHGYSLRLDGLEKGFNDQARNRAIVIHGADYAREDFAKNVGRLGRSLGCPALPTEISSKAIDFIKGGSLLFIYGKDPNYLKTSALIQSSEVLSAS; this is encoded by the coding sequence ATGATTTCAACCCATTTACTTATTCCCATTCTTTGGATTTTCAGTTACGTCCTTCCATTGGAAGAGCCAACATCGATTGAAAAAACCATGGTGTCTCCACCCCTTACTTTATACGAGCAGTTGGCTGAAACTTCAGTTGCGCTCCCCAATAAGGAAGTGTTCGATCTTGCCTTTAAGGGATGGAAGAAATTGAGTGGAGAATTGAAATCACAGGTAATAACCATCATTGATTTTAGTTTGCCATCCACAGAAAAGCGACTTTGGATCATTGATCCACAAAACAAAATGGTATTGCTTCATACGGTTGTTTCCCATGGGAGAAATTCCGGTAATCTGATGGCCAGCAAATTCTCCAACCAGCCAGAATCCTATCAAAGCAGCCTTGGCTTTTATAAAACCGCTGAAACTTATCACGGGAAACATGGCTATTCCCTTCGCTTGGATGGTTTGGAAAAAGGGTTTAATGATCAAGCCAGAAATCGAGCGATCGTGATCCATGGTGCTGATTATGCCCGAGAGGATTTTGCAAAGAACGTAGGAAGATTGGGAAGGAGCCTGGGTTGTCCAGCGCTTCCAACAGAAATCTCTTCAAAAGCCATTGATTTTATCAAAGGGGGCTCTCTTTTGTTTATTTATGGAAAAGATCCCAATTATCTCAAGACCTCCGCTTTGATTCAGTCTTCAGAGGTGCTTTCAGCTTCTTGA
- the folE gene encoding GTP cyclohydrolase I FolE, producing the protein MKQKETLLNTMGINISSASFEEIGEEHVGTSLETPLREDAFEMDDELKIELIEKHFREIMHIMGLDLTDDSLKGTPHRVAKMYVKEVFSGLNPKNKPVAKLFENKYKYNEMLVEKDITFHSHCEHHFVPIYGKAHVAYISGGEVIGLSKINRIVQYFAKRPQVQERLTMQIGNELKEVLKTDDVAIIMDANHMCVSSRGVQDVNSSTVTSFFSGKFEKDEQARNEFLKYISLEK; encoded by the coding sequence ATGAAACAGAAAGAAACTTTGTTGAATACGATGGGAATTAATATTTCCAGCGCCTCATTTGAAGAAATTGGGGAAGAGCATGTAGGGACATCTTTAGAAACACCATTGAGAGAGGATGCTTTTGAGATGGATGATGAATTAAAGATCGAATTAATCGAAAAGCATTTCCGTGAAATCATGCATATCATGGGTTTGGATTTGACTGACGATAGTTTGAAAGGAACCCCTCATCGTGTTGCAAAAATGTATGTAAAAGAAGTTTTCAGCGGTTTGAATCCAAAAAATAAGCCTGTTGCCAAACTTTTTGAAAACAAGTACAAGTACAATGAGATGTTGGTGGAGAAAGATATCACCTTCCATTCCCACTGCGAACATCATTTTGTACCGATTTATGGTAAGGCTCATGTAGCTTATATTTCAGGTGGAGAAGTAATTGGCCTATCTAAAATCAATAGAATTGTACAATATTTTGCCAAGAGACCACAAGTTCAAGAAAGGCTGACGATGCAAATCGGGAACGAATTGAAAGAGGTTTTGAAGACAGATGATGTGGCAATTATCATGGATGCCAATCATATGTGTGTAAGTTCCAGAGGAGTTCAGGATGTGAACAGTTCCACCGTGACATCTTTCTTTTCAGGAAAATTTGAAAAAGACGAACAAGCTCGAAATGAGTTTTTAAAATATATCTCTTTAGAGAAGTAA
- a CDS encoding DUF6090 family protein, which translates to MIKFFRKIRQKLLSENKFSRYLLYAIGEIFLVVIGILLALQINNWNSFQNDREIEQNVLKSLANEFKINLTELSKDHKLNQASLDAGYALLQENRTELSSSEVDSLIGTALNYATFDARTGVFDETIASGKMRLIQNDSLKTLLSLWTGKLKDLGEDAIIRRDHIVHNASPLFRKHIPYRNFDEAYDRNDYLRELRINPIKVPESNYAEFFSSLEVDGAIYEIYLNQSYTTSNEVTLLRYIEQVIRMLESNINNH; encoded by the coding sequence ATGATAAAATTCTTTAGAAAAATCCGTCAGAAACTTCTTTCAGAGAATAAATTCAGCAGGTACCTACTATATGCCATAGGAGAAATTTTTTTAGTAGTGATCGGGATCTTATTAGCCTTGCAGATCAACAATTGGAATTCCTTCCAAAACGACCGGGAAATTGAGCAGAATGTATTGAAAAGCCTCGCCAATGAATTTAAAATAAATCTCACGGAACTCAGCAAAGATCATAAGTTGAACCAAGCTTCTTTAGATGCAGGGTATGCATTGCTGCAGGAAAATCGTACTGAATTGAGTTCTTCTGAAGTGGACAGCCTTATTGGCACTGCATTGAATTATGCCACTTTTGATGCCCGGACAGGAGTTTTTGACGAAACCATTGCTTCCGGCAAGATGAGGTTGATTCAAAACGACAGCCTTAAAACCTTATTGAGCCTATGGACGGGAAAATTAAAAGATTTAGGAGAAGATGCTATAATTCGGCGAGATCATATCGTTCATAATGCTTCCCCACTCTTCAGAAAACATATTCCTTATCGAAATTTTGATGAAGCTTATGACCGAAACGACTATTTAAGAGAGCTAAGAATTAATCCCATCAAAGTTCCCGAATCTAATTACGCTGAGTTTTTTTCATCCTTGGAAGTGGATGGGGCGATCTATGAAATCTACCTAAACCAATCCTATACGACGAGTAATGAAGTCACTTTGCTAAGGTATATCGAGCAAGTAATTAGGATGTTAGAGTCCAATATTAATAACCATTGA
- a CDS encoding DUF6090 family protein, whose product MIKFFRKIRQGLLAKNKFSNYLLYAIGEIILVVIGILIALSINNWNQNRLDRNLESQYYKRVLEDVKEEKLILEATINYSNQVIGHAKEAIAVFENSQDANPDPVQNLIDMYQASQLQDSYSASSTYKELIASGQINLIQNEVLKTALIRFYEIEWPETGVFKLENTYRMNLRGKMPDEIQTEIRSNCNDIYVKSRGNYLTALPEACEITIDPHYARSVVEELRQDEGLKKDLRYLIGNETGKQNDLKPIIIQLDDLQLLLESINNDKIL is encoded by the coding sequence ATGATAAAATTCTTTAGAAAAATTAGGCAAGGTCTATTGGCTAAAAATAAATTCAGCAACTATTTGCTTTATGCAATTGGAGAAATCATCCTGGTAGTCATAGGGATTTTAATAGCCCTATCGATCAATAATTGGAATCAAAACCGCTTGGACCGTAACCTAGAGTCCCAATATTATAAACGAGTGTTGGAAGATGTCAAAGAAGAAAAATTAATCCTAGAAGCGACTATAAATTATTCCAATCAGGTGATTGGGCATGCCAAAGAAGCCATTGCAGTATTTGAAAATTCACAAGATGCCAATCCTGATCCAGTTCAAAATCTTATAGATATGTATCAGGCAAGCCAGTTGCAAGACTCCTATTCTGCTTCTTCCACATACAAGGAGCTTATTGCTTCCGGTCAAATTAACCTGATTCAAAATGAGGTCTTAAAAACTGCCTTAATTCGATTTTACGAGATTGAATGGCCTGAAACTGGAGTTTTCAAACTCGAAAACACCTACAGAATGAATTTAAGAGGAAAGATGCCGGATGAAATTCAGACTGAAATCCGATCCAATTGCAACGATATCTATGTGAAATCAAGGGGCAATTATCTGACAGCTTTGCCGGAAGCTTGCGAAATAACCATAGATCCCCATTACGCCAGATCAGTAGTGGAAGAATTGCGGCAAGACGAAGGTTTAAAAAAGGATTTGCGGTATTTAATCGGGAATGAGACCGGCAAGCAAAATGATCTGAAGCCAATCATAATTCAGCTGGACGATCTCCAATTGTTACTAGAAAGCATAAATAATGATAAAATTCTTTAG
- a CDS encoding 6-pyruvoyl trahydropterin synthase family protein — translation MKVTVFRKEHFNAAHRLHNPEWSDEQNKAFFGKCNNPNYHGHNYELVVTLKGEVDPASGYVYDMKVLSDLIKEHVLNRFDHKNLNLDTDEFSQLNPTAENIAVVIWNILRDKIDRKFELKIRLYETERNFVEYDGN, via the coding sequence ATGAAAGTTACCGTATTTAGAAAAGAGCATTTTAATGCCGCGCACCGTTTACACAATCCAGAATGGTCAGATGAGCAAAACAAGGCTTTTTTCGGTAAGTGTAATAACCCCAATTATCATGGTCACAATTATGAATTAGTGGTGACTTTGAAAGGGGAGGTAGACCCAGCTTCTGGGTATGTATATGATATGAAAGTGCTCAGCGATTTGATCAAAGAGCATGTCTTAAATAGATTTGATCATAAAAATTTAAACCTGGATACCGATGAATTCAGTCAACTTAACCCAACCGCCGAAAACATTGCAGTGGTTATTTGGAATATTTTGAGGGATAAAATTGATCGGAAATTCGAATTAAAGATTCGACTTTATGAAACAGAAAGAAACTTTGTTGAATACGATGGGAATTAA
- a CDS encoding sulfatase-like hydrolase/transferase: protein MNSVFFLFFSLVLFPLYSFSNTIPPSQKHPNIILIFIDDMGWSDFSSFGNTDAQTPNFDQMASEGISFEQFYVNSPICSPSRVAISTGTYPQRWNITSYLDNRNQNQKRGMANWLDPSAPMLARNLQQAGYATGHFGKWHMGGQRDVTEAPSIREYGFDQSLTNFEGMGAKLLPLTKDETGKVGRIWEGAEILGDPVTWMQRSEITTGFIEEAIEFMDQAEKDQQPFYVNIWPDDVHSPYWPPYEEYGLAKEAGKRGLYLAVLEAMDRQFGELFDYIKSNDQLRENTLILICSDNGPELGAGQAGNLKGYKTHLYEGGIRSSLIVWGPGYMDEKAKGTRNKESVFSAIDLMPSLMEFTGTKSAPNAISDGENMIQTILGNSKSSRQTPIFYSRPPDRKNYYGFENLPDLAVREGDWKLLCDYDGGRPELYQIMDDPGEEHNRAETYPDIVKRLTEKVVSWYQLMPELETMASN from the coding sequence ATGAACAGCGTTTTTTTCCTATTCTTCTCTCTTGTCTTATTCCCTCTTTATAGCTTTTCTAATACGATCCCTCCTTCACAAAAGCACCCCAACATCATTCTGATCTTTATAGATGACATGGGTTGGTCGGATTTTTCCAGTTTCGGCAATACCGATGCTCAAACTCCAAACTTCGACCAAATGGCTTCAGAAGGGATCAGCTTTGAACAGTTTTATGTGAACTCTCCTATTTGTTCCCCTTCCCGGGTGGCTATTTCCACCGGAACCTACCCCCAGCGATGGAACATTACTTCTTACTTAGATAACCGAAACCAAAACCAAAAACGAGGAATGGCCAACTGGTTGGACCCCTCCGCTCCCATGTTAGCCAGAAACCTGCAGCAAGCAGGTTATGCCACGGGACATTTTGGAAAATGGCATATGGGAGGACAAAGGGATGTAACGGAAGCTCCTTCTATTAGGGAATATGGTTTTGATCAATCCCTGACCAATTTTGAAGGAATGGGTGCTAAACTCCTTCCCCTCACCAAAGATGAAACCGGAAAAGTGGGCAGGATTTGGGAAGGAGCAGAAATTTTGGGTGATCCCGTCACCTGGATGCAGCGGTCTGAGATTACTACCGGATTTATAGAGGAAGCGATCGAGTTCATGGATCAAGCAGAAAAAGACCAGCAACCATTCTATGTAAATATCTGGCCAGATGACGTGCACAGTCCTTATTGGCCACCTTATGAAGAATACGGATTAGCCAAAGAAGCTGGCAAAAGAGGCTTATACCTTGCCGTATTGGAGGCAATGGACCGCCAGTTTGGAGAATTGTTCGATTATATCAAATCCAACGATCAGTTACGCGAGAATACCTTGATCTTGATTTGTTCAGATAATGGTCCTGAACTGGGAGCGGGACAAGCAGGAAACCTCAAAGGCTATAAAACTCATTTATATGAAGGCGGAATCCGCTCTTCCTTAATCGTCTGGGGTCCCGGATATATGGATGAAAAAGCAAAAGGTACCCGAAACAAGGAATCCGTATTTTCAGCGATCGATTTAATGCCTTCCCTGATGGAATTCACAGGAACCAAATCAGCTCCAAATGCTATTTCTGACGGTGAAAACATGATTCAAACCATTCTTGGGAATTCAAAATCTTCTCGGCAGACTCCTATTTTTTATAGTAGACCTCCAGATAGAAAGAATTATTATGGATTTGAAAATCTTCCCGATTTAGCTGTTCGTGAGGGAGACTGGAAACTGTTATGCGATTATGATGGAGGAAGGCCGGAATTGTATCAGATCATGGATGATCCCGGAGAGGAACATAATCGTGCAGAGACCTATCCTGACATCGTAAAAAGACTCACTGAGAAGGTGGTTTCCTGGTACCAGTTGATGCCTGAATTGGAAACAATGGCATCAAACTAA
- a CDS encoding L,D-transpeptidase family protein: MKNKPLIIILVLFLIAVTIFIVGRMRRSDLTEEIEMRLSSYDEKQTVQIAGEPLLTSEEIKAFYAERDFEEIWSENGKINSLAENFLEEIDHVKYDGLNPEDYNQILIQEFFEEIEGKRKILKPKSTPELVDLEFLMTDAFLRLSKDLEVGKVAPNARGSYWKLAAKESKINSRDLLEEVADGLDLHKALASLYPEIEMYAKGREVIQSLYEKSEDDTLSWKPVSFEHSLKVGDTHASVPGLRDRLKFWGYLGAYEVKDPLLFDSTMWKGLKSYQLENGMNPDGAIGELTADFLNDSPEKLIEIASVNLERMRWIPEIKWEEELVLVNIANYQLDYMNDGDTTLSAKVIVGKEYNESPVFTAPMSYIVFSPYWNIPPSITHDEIIPSVRKNGDYLREKNMEVVSNSGEVLNPKQVNWTGKEGADFPYRIRQKPGGSNSLGLVKFMFPNDYNIYIHDTPARSLFARESRALSHGCIRIQYPDLFAEALLKDKKWTKGRIQEAMHQEQEEVVKLDREIPVLLLYLTFWTDESGNAHFRPDIYHRDTELIKKLKAPLKTESKRRS, encoded by the coding sequence TAGTTGGTAGGATGAGAAGGTCGGATCTTACGGAGGAAATAGAAATGAGACTTTCTTCCTACGATGAAAAACAAACTGTTCAGATTGCTGGAGAGCCGCTACTTACCTCAGAAGAGATCAAGGCCTTTTATGCAGAAAGGGATTTTGAAGAAATCTGGTCAGAGAATGGAAAAATCAATTCTCTTGCTGAAAATTTCCTTGAGGAAATTGACCATGTCAAATACGATGGACTTAACCCAGAAGATTACAATCAAATTTTGATTCAGGAGTTTTTCGAAGAAATTGAAGGAAAAAGAAAGATTCTTAAACCCAAGTCCACTCCAGAATTAGTGGATCTGGAGTTCCTGATGACGGATGCATTTTTGAGGCTTTCCAAAGATTTGGAGGTGGGAAAAGTCGCTCCAAATGCGAGGGGATCCTATTGGAAGTTAGCGGCTAAAGAATCGAAAATCAATTCCCGGGATTTGCTGGAAGAAGTAGCGGACGGTCTTGACCTCCATAAAGCACTGGCATCCCTTTATCCTGAAATAGAAATGTATGCGAAGGGAAGAGAAGTAATTCAAAGTCTATATGAGAAGAGCGAGGATGATACGCTGAGCTGGAAGCCTGTCAGTTTCGAGCATTCTCTAAAAGTTGGAGATACCCATGCTTCTGTACCTGGCTTAAGGGATCGATTGAAGTTCTGGGGTTACCTGGGAGCGTATGAGGTGAAAGATCCCCTTCTTTTTGATTCAACCATGTGGAAAGGCTTGAAAAGTTATCAATTGGAAAATGGGATGAATCCAGATGGAGCTATAGGGGAGTTGACTGCTGATTTCCTAAATGATTCTCCTGAAAAGCTGATTGAAATCGCCTCGGTCAATCTTGAAAGGATGCGCTGGATTCCTGAGATCAAATGGGAGGAAGAATTGGTTTTGGTGAATATTGCCAATTACCAATTGGACTACATGAATGATGGGGATACCACGCTATCTGCTAAAGTCATTGTAGGGAAAGAATACAATGAATCCCCGGTATTTACCGCTCCAATGAGTTACATCGTTTTCAGTCCCTATTGGAACATTCCACCCTCCATTACGCATGATGAAATCATTCCTTCTGTACGAAAAAATGGAGATTATCTAAGGGAGAAAAATATGGAAGTAGTGTCTAACTCGGGAGAAGTCCTGAACCCAAAGCAAGTAAACTGGACGGGAAAAGAGGGCGCTGATTTTCCATATCGTATCAGACAAAAGCCAGGAGGATCCAATTCCTTGGGCTTGGTGAAATTCATGTTCCCAAATGATTATAACATCTACATTCATGACACCCCCGCTAGAAGTCTTTTTGCGAGAGAGTCAAGAGCATTGAGCCATGGGTGCATCCGTATTCAGTACCCAGACCTTTTTGCGGAAGCCTTGCTGAAAGATAAAAAATGGACCAAGGGACGAATCCAAGAGGCCATGCATCAGGAACAAGAAGAAGTGGTAAAACTGGACAGAGAAATCCCTGTACTATTGCTGTATTTGACATTTTGGACTGATGAGTCGGGAAATGCTCATTTCAGACCTGATATCTACCATCGGGATACGGAATTGATCAAGAAGCTGAAAGCACCTCTGAAGACTGAATCAAAGCGGAGGTCTTGA
- a CDS encoding DUF5694 domain-containing protein → MKQALVYLSCVIFCSCSKANKNQTTQVPSEEITSVSQSFPSIERDPAHQVLTLGVFHFDRSRDGSDVVASNHIDITTDQNQKELDSLIQKLVLYNPSKIAVEWRPEYQNWMDSLYIEYIAGNYVLGKNEAFQIGFKLAKILGHEKVYCVDNNPPLPESLNEIDDWEAYADSLGHLELWQSFDQENLRYNTYMDTIQKHLNVTDYLLLINSKENSIRNKQLWTTGLVNVGYLDKYVGADLLGRWYRRNARIYANSKNLVSPTTTENLLIIYGGAHKWILDELFESHPDYRVEQLNDLIY, encoded by the coding sequence ATGAAACAAGCATTGGTCTACCTCTCTTGCGTGATTTTTTGCTCCTGCTCAAAGGCAAATAAAAACCAAACAACGCAGGTTCCTTCAGAGGAAATCACATCGGTTAGTCAATCCTTTCCTAGTATTGAGAGAGATCCTGCCCATCAGGTTTTAACACTTGGAGTTTTCCATTTTGACCGAAGTAGAGATGGGAGTGATGTGGTGGCCAGCAACCATATTGATATAACAACCGACCAGAATCAAAAGGAACTAGATTCCTTAATTCAAAAACTGGTTTTGTATAATCCTTCCAAAATTGCGGTAGAATGGAGACCGGAATACCAAAATTGGATGGATTCGCTCTACATAGAATATATCGCAGGAAATTACGTCCTAGGAAAAAACGAAGCATTCCAGATCGGATTCAAACTGGCAAAAATATTAGGCCATGAAAAAGTCTATTGTGTAGACAATAATCCTCCACTTCCAGAAAGTCTCAATGAAATAGATGATTGGGAAGCGTATGCCGATAGTTTGGGTCACTTGGAGTTGTGGCAATCCTTTGACCAGGAAAATCTTAGGTATAATACCTATATGGATACCATTCAAAAGCATTTAAATGTCACAGATTACCTGTTGCTCATCAATTCTAAGGAAAACTCTATCAGAAACAAGCAGCTTTGGACCACTGGTCTAGTGAACGTTGGATATCTAGACAAATATGTAGGTGCTGATCTTTTGGGCAGATGGTATCGAAGAAATGCCCGGATCTATGCCAATTCAAAAAACCTGGTGAGTCCAACAACTACTGAAAACCTGTTGATCATATATGGGGGTGCTCACAAATGGATCTTGGATGAGTTATTTGAGTCTCACCCGGATTATCGGGTGGAACAATTGAACGACCTGATTTACTAA
- a CDS encoding WD40/YVTN/BNR-like repeat-containing protein: protein MSKALLSFLSLLLISTITLAQSSLDEQLNNHQFRFIGPEGNRAIAVIGEPGNPQVAYIGAASGGLWKTEDMGINWRPIFDDQDISSVAAVELAPSDPNQVWVGTGETFIIRPAHAMGNGIYFSPDAGKTWEHKGLEKTGRIGRVLVHPTNPEIVYAASLGHTYGPQKERGIYRTKDGGDTWEHVLFIDEGTGASDLAIDPENPDILYAAMWSIHINTWGLNSGGAGSGIYKSIDGGDTWEPMSKNGLTFGAERPVGKTSVAVSHSDPNVVYALFEAESPEVWRSEDKGLSWELMSQEHDWNERAPYYTRLRVNTGDPNEIYSMSVRFVHSLDGGKTRNPRPPRGGGDNHDIWIDPTDPDRIMVAHDGGVSISFNHGASFQRVVLPIAQMYHVAVDDQIPYNVFGNRQDGWSYMGPSNSLAGYIPLGLWKGVGGCESGFAKPDPVDNHIIWSGCYDGGLERHDLRTGYSREVRVWPEAGYGWAPADMKYRWHWNFPLAHSPHTKGRVYVGSQFVHKTDDEGQSWQIISPDLTLNLKDHQQNSGGVATDNLMTFDGATLFAIEESKLEADVIWVGTNDGQVQLTKDGGKNWTNLTANIPDLPEWGTIANIEPSRYDKATAYITVDLHQMGDFDPYIFKTTDYGQSWTKISEGIPSSESSFVHVVKEDPKRPGLLYAGIDKGIYVSYDDGQSWSRLKLNLPPAPVYWLEIQERFDDLVVGTYGRGYYILDDLAAVRNLDNTQEVAFYEVRDAYRFNERENIKTDGASFNSGRNPNYGASLNYHLPEAFVGDAKIEIKNTNGELVRSLPARTNAGANRVQWDLRYEPTYTPKLRVAPPGRPWVQLNGEGWRPLVQWDLDLMAGQYGPRVVPGEYTANLILTDSTGTEVANTSTTFMVLKDPYAEGSMEDLQAQVAFSLQLRDAMNLAVSNINAVEQLRKELDIILAEESDRKTQQEALRLKTAAEEVASKLYDIHLTGAREDAFRSPIKLYGRLSALASDINASGIDYRPTDQQGEVYQVLDARLQVAIEQFSELINHDIQEFNKALERKDRRIEIEKVNKN, encoded by the coding sequence ATGAGCAAAGCATTACTCAGTTTTTTATCACTCCTTTTAATCTCTACCATTACCCTGGCCCAATCCTCGCTTGATGAGCAATTAAACAATCATCAGTTTCGGTTTATTGGGCCTGAAGGCAATCGTGCGATTGCGGTTATAGGCGAACCAGGTAATCCACAAGTTGCCTATATTGGCGCTGCTTCTGGGGGACTTTGGAAAACGGAAGATATGGGCATCAACTGGCGCCCCATTTTCGATGATCAGGATATATCCTCCGTAGCTGCGGTGGAACTGGCCCCTTCAGACCCCAATCAGGTGTGGGTAGGAACCGGAGAAACATTTATCATTAGACCAGCCCATGCCATGGGAAATGGGATTTACTTCTCTCCTGATGCAGGCAAAACCTGGGAACACAAAGGTTTAGAAAAAACAGGTCGTATAGGCCGGGTTTTAGTTCATCCGACTAATCCTGAAATAGTTTATGCAGCTTCCTTGGGACACACCTATGGGCCCCAAAAAGAAAGGGGAATCTATCGTACCAAAGATGGTGGGGATACCTGGGAACATGTCCTATTCATTGATGAAGGAACCGGGGCTTCAGATTTAGCAATAGACCCCGAAAACCCTGATATTCTTTATGCTGCCATGTGGTCCATCCACATCAATACTTGGGGGCTCAACTCAGGTGGAGCAGGTAGTGGTATTTATAAATCCATTGACGGTGGGGATACCTGGGAACCCATGAGCAAGAATGGCTTGACCTTCGGAGCAGAGAGACCCGTAGGAAAGACTTCCGTAGCCGTTTCACACAGCGATCCCAATGTGGTCTATGCACTTTTTGAGGCGGAAAGCCCTGAAGTATGGCGCTCTGAAGATAAGGGCTTGAGCTGGGAATTGATGAGCCAGGAACATGACTGGAACGAGCGTGCACCCTACTATACGCGACTCCGTGTTAACACAGGAGATCCCAATGAAATTTATTCCATGTCGGTACGTTTTGTCCATTCCTTAGACGGGGGTAAAACCAGAAATCCCAGACCGCCTCGTGGCGGAGGTGACAACCATGACATTTGGATTGACCCCACCGATCCGGACCGGATCATGGTAGCCCATGATGGAGGGGTAAGTATCAGTTTCAACCATGGAGCTTCTTTTCAACGGGTGGTATTGCCGATTGCACAGATGTATCATGTGGCAGTAGATGACCAGATCCCCTATAATGTTTTTGGAAATAGACAAGATGGTTGGTCTTATATGGGACCTAGCAATTCTTTGGCAGGATACATTCCTTTGGGACTTTGGAAAGGCGTTGGGGGTTGTGAAAGTGGCTTCGCCAAACCTGACCCGGTGGATAACCATATCATTTGGTCTGGCTGCTACGATGGTGGGTTGGAAAGGCATGACCTGAGAACCGGCTATTCCAGAGAGGTGCGCGTATGGCCAGAAGCAGGCTATGGTTGGGCTCCGGCAGACATGAAATATCGCTGGCATTGGAATTTTCCACTGGCTCATTCTCCTCATACCAAGGGAAGAGTCTATGTGGGAAGCCAGTTTGTGCATAAGACAGATGATGAAGGCCAAAGTTGGCAAATCATATCACCTGATCTGACTTTGAACCTGAAAGACCATCAGCAAAACTCGGGAGGAGTAGCCACTGATAACCTCATGACTTTTGATGGGGCCACTCTTTTTGCCATTGAAGAATCGAAGTTGGAGGCGGATGTGATTTGGGTCGGGACAAATGATGGGCAAGTTCAATTGACCAAGGATGGCGGAAAAAATTGGACCAATTTGACCGCAAATATCCCTGATCTTCCAGAATGGGGAACCATCGCCAACATTGAGCCTTCTCGTTATGACAAGGCCACGGCTTATATCACGGTGGACCTTCATCAAATGGGCGATTTTGATCCTTATATTTTCAAAACCACTGATTATGGACAAAGCTGGACCAAGATTTCCGAGGGTATTCCAAGCTCTGAATCAAGTTTTGTACATGTGGTCAAAGAAGACCCAAAAAGACCTGGATTACTCTATGCCGGTATCGACAAAGGGATTTATGTCAGCTACGATGATGGACAAAGCTGGAGTCGTCTAAAACTCAACCTTCCCCCTGCTCCTGTGTATTGGTTGGAGATCCAGGAACGTTTTGATGACTTGGTAGTGGGAACCTATGGTCGTGGTTATTACATTTTGGATGACCTTGCCGCTGTCAGAAATCTAGACAATACGCAAGAGGTCGCATTCTATGAAGTTCGGGATGCGTATCGCTTTAACGAGCGAGAAAACATCAAAACAGATGGGGCCAGCTTCAATTCAGGTCGAAACCCAAATTATGGGGCAAGTTTGAATTATCATTTGCCAGAAGCTTTTGTTGGGGATGCCAAAATTGAGATTAAAAATACCAATGGGGAATTGGTGCGCAGCTTGCCTGCCCGTACCAATGCCGGAGCCAACAGGGTGCAATGGGACTTACGCTATGAGCCTACTTACACTCCAAAACTTCGTGTGGCACCTCCAGGAAGGCCTTGGGTTCAACTCAATGGGGAAGGCTGGAGACCATTGGTGCAATGGGATTTAGACCTGATGGCAGGACAGTATGGCCCAAGGGTTGTGCCCGGTGAATATACCGCCAATTTGATTTTGACAGATTCAACGGGTACAGAAGTAGCGAACACATCCACCACATTTATGGTCTTGAAAGATCCTTATGCTGAAGGCAGCATGGAAGATTTGCAAGCCCAAGTTGCTTTCTCTTTACAATTACGTGATGCCATGAATTTGGCCGTTAGTAATATCAATGCAGTTGAACAATTAAGAAAAGAATTGGACATCATTCTCGCTGAAGAATCAGATCGGAAAACGCAGCAAGAGGCCTTACGATTAAAAACAGCAGCCGAAGAAGTGGCCTCCAAACTCTATGACATCCATCTGACCGGAGCACGTGAAGACGCCTTTCGATCCCCTATCAAGCTTTATGGTCGCTTGAGTGCATTGGCCAGTGATATCAATGCAAGTGGAATTGACTACCGTCCTACCGACCAGCAGGGTGAAGTTTATCAGGTTTTAGACGCCCGATTACAAGTTGCCATTGAGCAATTTTCAGAACTGATCAACCATGACATTCAGGAGTTCAATAAAGCTTTGGAACGAAAAGACCGACGAATAGAAATTGAGAAAGTAAATAAAAACTAG